In the genome of Mucisphaera calidilacus, one region contains:
- a CDS encoding nuclear transport factor 2 family protein has product MPAPTDLRPPFNLETARAKVQAAEDAWNSRDPDRVANAYTTDSQWRNRDEFFTGRQAIRHFLQRKWQLELDYRLMKELWAFTNNRISVRFEYEWHNHDGQWFRTHGNEHWEFDASGLMKRRDMSANDIPVTPTQLRYH; this is encoded by the coding sequence ATGCCCGCCCCCACCGACCTCCGACCACCGTTCAATCTTGAAACCGCACGCGCCAAGGTCCAGGCCGCCGAAGACGCCTGGAACTCACGAGACCCCGATCGCGTAGCCAACGCCTACACCACCGACTCCCAGTGGCGCAACCGCGACGAGTTCTTCACAGGACGCCAGGCCATCCGCCACTTCCTCCAACGCAAGTGGCAACTCGAACTCGACTACCGACTCATGAAAGAACTCTGGGCCTTCACCAACAACCGCATCAGCGTGCGATTCGAGTACGAGTGGCACAACCACGACGGCCAATGGTTCCGCACCCATGGCAACGAGCACTGGGAATTCGACGCCTCCGGACTGATGAAACGACGAGACATGAGCGCCAACGACATCCCCGTCACACCCACTCAGCTGCGCTACCACTGA
- a CDS encoding type II toxin-antitoxin system Phd/YefM family antitoxin gives MIRSENTQSVSDFKSNYTKTLDRLNETGEAEILTQNGQARAVLLSPRAFDQLMADAQLARDVAMIRQSHAEYLGGEARPVASVFEELRSKIFDIKRGI, from the coding sequence ATGATCCGTTCTGAGAACACACAGTCTGTCTCTGATTTCAAGTCGAACTATACGAAGACGCTGGACCGTCTCAATGAGACCGGAGAGGCGGAGATCCTGACTCAGAACGGTCAGGCTCGGGCGGTGCTGCTGAGTCCGAGGGCATTTGATCAACTGATGGCCGATGCGCAGCTGGCGCGCGATGTCGCGATGATTCGTCAGTCTCATGCGGAGTATCTGGGGGGCGAAGCCCGTCCGGTGGCCTCGGTGTTTGAGGAACTGAGAAGCAAGATATTCGATATAAAACGAGGTATATGA
- a CDS encoding glucuronate isomerase, producing MSVIESRAALNEVVRRVVGEAQVVDMHTHLYPPSFGTPLGGSGDRVDPEGLMLWGIDELVTYHYLIAEVFRVVTPDRLGYETFWKMSRSEQADHIWKHLFVDRVPMSEACRGVLTVLQKLGLDPNERSLAGYRSWFGAQDPDAYIDLVMERSGVSKITMTNNVFDDNERERWLADGALGDDPRFDAVLRFDAVLDDWSTASRCLDAWGYPVSGEADEESVSGVRRFLSDWVKRIKPVYAAVSLTPEWRYGAGGLAHTMLDEAVLPVCREFGLPFAMMIGVRRQVNPALRAAGDAVGMADVSSIERLCAAHPENKFMVTLLSRENQHELCVAARKFGNLLPFGCWWFLNNPSIIQEMTLERLELLGGSFVPQHSDARILDQLLYKWSHSRAVIGDCLAEVLGRVLDAGWRVTEAEVRAEAERLLAGNYRGVIGG from the coding sequence ATGAGCGTGATTGAGTCGAGGGCGGCGTTGAACGAGGTGGTGCGGCGTGTGGTGGGTGAGGCGCAGGTGGTGGACATGCACACGCATCTGTATCCGCCTTCGTTCGGGACGCCGTTGGGCGGATCGGGCGATCGGGTTGATCCGGAGGGTTTGATGTTGTGGGGGATTGATGAGCTGGTGACGTATCACTACCTGATCGCGGAGGTGTTTCGTGTGGTGACGCCTGACCGTTTGGGGTACGAGACGTTCTGGAAGATGTCGCGGTCGGAGCAGGCGGATCACATCTGGAAGCACCTGTTTGTTGATCGTGTGCCGATGAGCGAGGCTTGCCGGGGGGTGCTGACGGTGCTGCAGAAGCTGGGGCTGGATCCGAACGAGCGTTCGCTGGCGGGGTATCGGTCGTGGTTTGGTGCGCAGGATCCGGACGCGTACATCGACCTGGTGATGGAGCGTTCGGGTGTGTCGAAGATCACGATGACGAACAACGTGTTTGACGACAACGAGCGTGAGCGCTGGCTGGCGGACGGCGCTTTGGGTGATGATCCGCGATTTGACGCGGTGCTGCGTTTTGACGCGGTGCTGGACGACTGGTCGACGGCGTCGCGTTGCCTGGACGCGTGGGGGTATCCGGTGTCGGGTGAGGCGGACGAGGAGTCGGTGTCGGGTGTGCGTCGGTTTCTGTCGGACTGGGTGAAGCGGATCAAGCCGGTGTACGCGGCGGTGAGCCTGACGCCTGAGTGGCGGTATGGCGCGGGAGGCCTGGCGCACACGATGCTGGATGAAGCGGTGCTGCCTGTGTGTCGTGAGTTCGGTTTGCCCTTTGCGATGATGATTGGTGTGCGTCGGCAGGTGAATCCTGCGTTGCGGGCTGCGGGGGACGCTGTGGGGATGGCGGACGTGTCGTCGATCGAGCGTTTGTGTGCGGCACATCCGGAGAACAAGTTCATGGTGACGCTGCTGAGTCGAGAGAATCAGCACGAATTATGCGTGGCGGCGCGAAAGTTCGGGAACCTGCTGCCCTTCGGGTGCTGGTGGTTCCTGAACAACCCGTCGATCATCCAGGAGATGACGCTCGAGCGTCTGGAGTTGCTGGGCGGGAGTTTTGTGCCTCAGCACAGCGACGCACGGATTCTGGACCAGCTGCTTTACAAGTGGTCGCACAGCCGGGCGGTGATCGGGGATTGTCTGGCAGAGGTGCTGGGGCGTGTGCTGGACGCGGGTTGGCGGGTGACGGAGGCGGAAGTTCGTGCGGAGGCGGAGCGGTTGCTGGCGGGGAACTACCGGGGAGTGATCGGGGGGTGA
- a CDS encoding gluconokinase, translated as MSQQANHNVYVVMGVSGCGKSTIGKRLAQRLNLPFYDADDFHPQANRDKMAAGQPLNDHDRQPWLETLAHNIQSWASAPEGGAVLACSALKRAYRDTLRSTPAVRFVLLVGSFELILSRMQQRSDHFMPATLLQSQFDTLETPGPPHDANDPAYHVAIGENPNHTVDRIIQAIDNEPHHD; from the coding sequence ATGTCACAACAGGCCAACCACAACGTCTACGTCGTCATGGGTGTCAGCGGGTGCGGCAAGTCCACCATCGGCAAACGCCTCGCCCAGCGTCTCAACCTCCCCTTCTACGACGCCGACGACTTCCACCCCCAAGCCAACCGCGACAAGATGGCCGCCGGACAACCCCTCAACGACCACGACCGGCAACCCTGGCTCGAAACCCTCGCCCACAACATCCAGTCCTGGGCGTCGGCCCCGGAGGGCGGGGCCGTCCTCGCCTGCTCCGCACTCAAACGCGCCTACCGCGACACCCTCCGCTCAACACCCGCCGTCCGCTTCGTCCTGCTCGTCGGCAGTTTCGAACTGATCCTCAGCCGCATGCAGCAACGCTCCGACCACTTCATGCCCGCAACCCTACTCCAGAGCCAGTTCGACACCCTCGAAACACCCGGACCACCCCACGACGCCAACGACCCCGCCTACCACGTGGCCATCGGCGAGAACCCCAACCACACCGTCGACCGCATCATCCAAGCCATCGACAACGAGCCACACCATGACTGA
- a CDS encoding lactate racemase domain-containing protein, whose product MTDTIRLGDANTALTPADINNTLDAITHDLTRNKPASVLLLPPDITRLDSRAGELAAGLYQRLTAQDVRVRLMPALGTHRPMTPEQNRRMFGPDIPDDHILPHRWRDDLIELGQLDADWINNLSDGKLARAGIDQPMTVAVNRALIEGGFDTILSIGQVVPHEVIGMANYTKNILIGVGGPGTIHLSHFLGAVCGMESIMGRIDTPVRTALNRGFDTLVKPRADIRFLFTAVEATTTGTALRGLFYGDTPDDFLAAAQLSQQINLTKLPEKVDRCVVYLEPEEFTSTWLGNKAVYRTRMAIADGGELIALAPALETFGEDDAINRLIQRFGYHGTPATLDAVRNDNDLRHNLSAAAHLIHGSSEGRFTITYATGPDISADQIQSVGYQHADYQTTLRQLGIDPETTPPGIHTLADGKPAFYINKPALGLWSA is encoded by the coding sequence ATGACTGACACCATCCGCCTCGGCGACGCAAACACCGCCCTCACCCCCGCCGACATCAACAACACCCTCGACGCCATCACCCACGACCTCACCCGCAACAAACCCGCATCCGTCCTGCTGCTCCCGCCCGACATCACACGACTCGACTCCCGCGCAGGCGAACTCGCCGCCGGCCTCTACCAGCGACTCACCGCACAGGACGTCCGCGTCCGACTCATGCCCGCCCTCGGCACACACCGACCCATGACGCCCGAGCAGAACCGACGCATGTTCGGCCCCGACATCCCCGACGACCACATCCTCCCCCACCGCTGGCGCGACGACCTCATCGAACTCGGACAACTCGACGCCGACTGGATCAACAACCTCTCCGACGGAAAACTCGCCCGCGCCGGCATCGACCAGCCCATGACCGTCGCCGTCAACCGCGCCCTCATCGAAGGCGGCTTCGACACCATCCTCTCCATCGGACAGGTCGTGCCCCACGAAGTCATCGGCATGGCCAACTACACCAAAAACATCCTCATCGGCGTCGGCGGGCCCGGCACCATCCACCTCTCGCACTTCCTCGGCGCCGTCTGCGGCATGGAATCCATCATGGGCCGCATCGACACGCCCGTCCGCACCGCACTCAACCGCGGCTTCGACACCCTCGTCAAACCCCGCGCCGACATCCGATTCCTCTTCACCGCCGTCGAAGCCACCACCACCGGCACCGCACTCCGCGGGCTCTTCTACGGCGACACACCCGACGACTTCCTCGCCGCCGCACAACTCAGCCAGCAGATCAACCTCACGAAACTCCCCGAGAAAGTCGATCGCTGCGTCGTCTACCTCGAACCCGAAGAATTCACCTCCACCTGGCTCGGCAACAAGGCCGTCTACCGAACACGCATGGCCATCGCCGACGGGGGCGAACTCATCGCACTCGCGCCCGCCCTCGAGACCTTTGGTGAAGACGACGCCATCAACCGACTCATCCAACGCTTCGGCTACCACGGCACACCCGCCACCCTCGACGCCGTCCGCAACGATAACGACCTCCGACACAACCTCTCCGCCGCCGCACACCTCATCCACGGCTCCAGCGAGGGCCGCTTCACCATCACCTACGCCACCGGACCCGATATCTCCGCCGATCAGATCCAGAGCGTCGGCTACCAGCACGCCGACTACCAGACCACCCTCAGGCAACTCGGCATCGACCCCGAAACCACGCCTCCCGGCATCCACACCCTCGCCGACGGCAAGCCCGCCTTCTACATCAACAAGCCCGCACTCGGACTCTGGTCCGCCTAA
- a CDS encoding metal-dependent transcriptional regulator, whose translation MPTSTVENYLKAIHGLGQSAGGRVSTGALAERLSVTPGTVTTMVKQLAERRLIDYRPREGVRLTRSGRAVAVDVLRRHRLIELFLVEVMQLDWSEVHAEAEALEHVISERMLERMDDMLGRPTRDPHGDPIPTAAGDLPMRALSPLSDAGEGVHVLGQIVGDDPAYLTWLADHGLHPGARVAVVGRDAFAGTIRVRVGGDASGFDIGLTTAARLMVESGVRQGALAEVTPERSTSGVDASLL comes from the coding sequence ATGCCAACAAGCACGGTTGAGAACTATCTGAAGGCGATCCACGGGCTGGGGCAGTCGGCGGGCGGTCGGGTGTCGACCGGGGCGCTGGCGGAGCGGCTGTCGGTGACGCCGGGGACGGTGACGACGATGGTGAAGCAGCTGGCGGAGCGACGGCTGATTGACTACCGGCCGCGTGAGGGGGTTCGGCTGACGCGTTCGGGTCGTGCGGTGGCGGTGGACGTGCTGCGTCGGCACCGGCTGATCGAGCTGTTTCTGGTGGAGGTGATGCAGCTGGACTGGTCGGAGGTCCACGCGGAGGCGGAAGCGCTGGAGCACGTGATCTCGGAGCGGATGCTTGAGCGGATGGACGACATGCTGGGGCGTCCGACGCGTGATCCGCATGGCGACCCGATCCCGACGGCGGCGGGTGATCTGCCGATGCGTGCGTTGTCGCCTCTGTCGGATGCGGGGGAGGGCGTGCACGTGCTGGGGCAGATTGTGGGCGACGATCCTGCTTACCTGACGTGGCTGGCGGACCACGGTCTGCACCCGGGTGCGCGTGTGGCGGTGGTGGGTCGTGACGCGTTCGCGGGGACGATCCGGGTGCGTGTGGGCGGGGATGCGTCGGGGTTTGATATCGGTCTGACGACGGCGGCGCGGCTGATGGTGGAATCGGGGGTGCGTCAGGGCGCGTTGGCGGAGGTGACGCCGGAGCGATCGACGTCGGGCGTGGACGCGAGTCTTCTCTGA
- a CDS encoding metal ABC transporter solute-binding protein, Zn/Mn family, whose product MIRAIIVFITLTLAACDPAPSEPTNTGRYTVVTTVGMIADITRNLAGEHASVENIIGEGVDPHLYKPTRDDILQLQNADLILYNGLHLEGKMGDILQRIASADKPVHAVADTLLQRDNYVLNKPGGQAYDPHVWMDVNGWIAATHVVADALIAHDPDHEPDYRNNLNNYLTRLNELENYARTSLATIPDNQRVLITAHDAFGYLGRAYGIEVLGIQGLSTESEAGLRDIERLIKTITQRNIPAVFVETSISDKNVRALVEGAQAAGHTVTIGGELFSDAMGPADTYEGTYIGMIDHNITTITRALGGNAPAKGLHGRLNTHHE is encoded by the coding sequence ATGATACGCGCCATCATCGTCTTCATCACCCTCACCCTCGCCGCCTGTGACCCCGCGCCCTCCGAGCCGACCAACACCGGCCGATACACCGTCGTCACCACCGTCGGCATGATCGCCGACATCACCCGCAACCTCGCCGGCGAACACGCCAGCGTCGAGAACATCATCGGAGAAGGCGTCGACCCCCACCTCTACAAACCCACCCGCGACGACATCCTCCAACTGCAGAACGCCGACCTCATCCTCTACAACGGCCTCCACCTCGAGGGCAAGATGGGCGATATCCTCCAACGCATCGCCTCCGCCGACAAACCCGTCCACGCCGTCGCCGACACCCTCCTCCAACGCGACAACTACGTCCTTAACAAGCCCGGCGGACAGGCCTACGACCCCCACGTCTGGATGGACGTCAACGGATGGATCGCAGCGACTCACGTCGTCGCCGACGCGCTCATCGCCCACGACCCCGATCACGAGCCCGACTACCGCAACAACCTCAACAACTACCTCACCCGACTCAACGAACTCGAAAACTACGCCCGAACCTCACTCGCCACCATCCCCGACAACCAACGCGTGCTCATCACCGCCCACGACGCCTTCGGCTACCTCGGACGCGCCTACGGCATCGAGGTCCTCGGCATCCAGGGCCTCAGCACCGAATCCGAAGCCGGACTCCGCGACATCGAACGACTCATCAAGACCATCACCCAACGCAACATCCCCGCCGTCTTCGTCGAAACCTCCATCTCCGACAAGAACGTCCGCGCCCTCGTCGAGGGCGCACAAGCCGCCGGACACACCGTCACCATCGGCGGCGAACTCTTCTCCGACGCCATGGGTCCTGCCGATACCTACGAAGGAACCTACATCGGCATGATCGACCACAACATCACCACCATCACCCGAGCGCTCGGCGGCAACGCGCCCGCCAAAGGCCTCCACGGCAGACTCAACACACACCACGAGTAA
- a CDS encoding metal ABC transporter ATP-binding protein, producing MTPIRQHLERAQNTPHEHSPELPLTIHDLTVAYHRKSVLWDVDLDIPEGKLVGVIGPNGAGKSTLLKACLDLIPKASGDVRIYGEHYAKRRALVGYVPQRESVDWDFPVSALDVVAMGTYGRLGWFRRVGRTQKHEALDAMERVGVAHLAHRQISQLSGGQQQRVFLARALVQQAKIYFMDEPFAAVDAATERAIVELLRELRAQGGTCLVVHHDLATVATYFDHVVLLNMRVVAAGPTSDVFTIENLRKTYGGKLTLLDQATEAVRAAVN from the coding sequence ATGACACCCATCCGACAACACCTCGAACGCGCTCAAAACACACCCCACGAGCACTCGCCCGAGCTCCCCCTCACCATCCACGACCTCACCGTCGCCTACCACCGCAAATCCGTCCTCTGGGACGTCGATCTCGATATCCCCGAGGGCAAACTCGTCGGCGTCATCGGACCCAACGGCGCCGGCAAGAGCACCCTCCTCAAAGCCTGCCTCGACCTCATCCCCAAGGCCTCCGGCGACGTGCGGATCTACGGCGAACACTACGCCAAACGACGCGCACTCGTCGGATACGTCCCCCAACGCGAATCCGTCGACTGGGACTTCCCCGTCAGCGCCCTCGACGTCGTCGCCATGGGCACCTACGGCCGACTCGGATGGTTCCGACGCGTCGGCAGAACCCAGAAACACGAGGCCCTCGACGCCATGGAACGCGTCGGCGTCGCCCACCTCGCCCACCGACAGATCAGCCAGCTCTCGGGCGGACAGCAGCAACGCGTCTTCCTCGCAAGAGCACTCGTCCAGCAGGCCAAGATCTACTTCATGGACGAGCCCTTCGCCGCCGTCGACGCCGCCACCGAACGCGCCATCGTCGAACTGCTCCGCGAACTCCGCGCCCAGGGCGGAACCTGCCTCGTCGTCCACCACGACCTCGCCACCGTCGCCACCTACTTCGACCACGTCGTCCTGCTCAACATGCGCGTCGTCGCGGCCGGACCCACCAGCGACGTCTTCACCATCGAGAACCTCCGCAAGACCTACGGCGGAAAACTCACCCTCCTCGATCAGGCCACCGAGGCCGTCCGCGCCGCCGTCAACTAA
- a CDS encoding metal ABC transporter permease — protein sequence MLAQLTSELPTLDDALRVLLARDYNTRLVILSTALLGMAAGVTGSFLLLRKRSLMGDALSHATLPGIALAFALAVLAGADGKNLPTLLLGATLTGILGVAAVKLIRQTTRLRDDAAMGIVLSVFFGIGVAILAMVQDLPNTSAAGLESFIYGKTASMVLTDFTLIASAAAAIVAACLMLLKEFTLLAFDENYAATQGWPTHALDALMLALVVLVTVIGLQAVGLILIIALLITPAAAARFWTHDLRHMLLIAAAIGAASGWIGAALSALVPNLPAGAVIVLVTALFFATSMLFGPARGVLTRWLRHHRLQRKIGRQHLLRAAFELLEARRHPESSHIPNTPVRIADLLARRSWTPGKLRGFIRTARAEDHIESVDGRQLRLSEAGFGEAARITRNHRLWELFLIRHADIAPSHVDRDADMVEHVLDPDIVRQLEAELEAADHTLDVPPSPHRLTPGAAP from the coding sequence ATGCTCGCCCAACTCACCAGCGAACTCCCGACCCTCGACGACGCCCTGCGCGTCCTGCTCGCTCGCGACTACAACACCCGCCTCGTCATCCTCAGCACCGCGCTCCTCGGCATGGCCGCAGGCGTCACCGGCAGCTTCCTCCTGCTCCGCAAACGCTCGCTCATGGGCGACGCCCTCTCCCACGCCACACTCCCCGGCATCGCGCTCGCCTTCGCCCTCGCCGTCCTCGCCGGGGCCGACGGCAAGAACCTCCCCACCCTCCTGCTCGGGGCCACCCTCACCGGCATCCTTGGCGTCGCCGCCGTCAAACTCATCCGGCAGACCACCCGCCTCCGCGACGACGCCGCCATGGGCATCGTCCTCAGCGTCTTCTTCGGCATCGGCGTCGCCATCCTCGCCATGGTTCAGGACCTGCCCAACACCTCCGCCGCCGGACTCGAATCCTTCATCTACGGCAAAACCGCCTCCATGGTCCTCACCGACTTCACCCTCATCGCCTCCGCCGCCGCCGCCATCGTCGCCGCCTGCCTCATGCTCCTCAAGGAATTCACCCTCCTCGCCTTCGACGAAAACTACGCCGCCACCCAGGGCTGGCCCACCCACGCCCTCGACGCCCTCATGCTCGCACTCGTCGTCCTCGTCACCGTCATCGGGCTCCAGGCCGTCGGCCTCATCCTCATCATCGCCCTGCTCATCACGCCCGCCGCCGCCGCACGATTCTGGACCCACGACCTACGCCACATGCTCCTCATCGCCGCCGCCATCGGCGCCGCCAGCGGATGGATCGGCGCCGCACTCTCCGCACTCGTCCCCAACCTCCCCGCCGGCGCCGTCATCGTCCTCGTCACCGCACTCTTCTTCGCCACCAGCATGCTCTTCGGGCCCGCCCGAGGCGTCCTCACACGCTGGCTCCGACACCACCGACTCCAACGCAAGATCGGACGCCAGCACCTGCTCCGCGCCGCCTTCGAACTCCTCGAAGCACGAAGACACCCCGAGTCGAGCCACATCCCCAACACGCCCGTACGCATCGCCGACCTCCTCGCACGACGCAGCTGGACGCCCGGAAAACTCCGCGGCTTCATCCGCACCGCTCGCGCCGAAGACCACATCGAGTCGGTCGACGGCCGACAACTCCGGCTCTCCGAGGCCGGCTTCGGCGAGGCCGCACGCATCACCCGAAACCACCGCCTCTGGGAACTCTTCCTCATCCGACACGCCGACATCGCCCCCTCCCACGTCGACCGCGACGCCGACATGGTCGAGCACGTCCTCGACCCCGACATCGTCCGACAACTCGAAGCCGAACTCGAGGCCGCCGACCACACCCTCGACGTCCCCCCCAGCCCCCACCGACTCACGCCCGGAGCCGCGCCATGA
- a CDS encoding metal ABC transporter permease has product MNWQTLDTEIVIVGALCAMACAIPGCFLLLRHMSMMGDAISHAVLPGLAIAFLITGSRSSITMFIGAAVVGVLTAVFTQWISRFGQVDRGAAMGVVFTTLFAIGLLIIVHAADAVDLDPGCVLYGAIEYTPLDRVILPLGIDIPRAALTLAVVLLINLALVLTLFKELRLSAFDPELATSLGINATLMHYLLMTLVAVTTVAAFEAVGSIIVIAMLIVPPATAFLLTTRLTVMVALSTLLAALAALLGHTLALIIPPAINASGTNTAGMMALAAGLLFLAAWLLAPQQGIITTRLRRKPIPDDQTQATSS; this is encoded by the coding sequence ATGAACTGGCAGACACTCGATACCGAGATCGTCATCGTCGGCGCACTCTGCGCTATGGCCTGCGCCATCCCCGGGTGCTTCCTCCTGCTCCGACACATGAGCATGATGGGCGACGCCATCAGCCACGCCGTCCTCCCCGGACTCGCCATCGCCTTCCTCATCACCGGCTCCCGATCCAGCATCACCATGTTCATCGGCGCCGCCGTCGTCGGCGTCCTCACCGCCGTCTTCACACAATGGATCAGCCGGTTCGGTCAGGTCGACCGCGGCGCCGCCATGGGCGTCGTCTTCACCACACTCTTTGCCATCGGGCTCCTCATCATCGTCCACGCCGCCGACGCCGTGGACCTCGACCCCGGCTGCGTCCTCTACGGCGCTATCGAGTACACACCCCTCGACCGCGTCATCCTCCCCCTCGGCATCGACATCCCCCGCGCCGCACTCACCCTCGCGGTCGTCCTGCTCATCAACCTCGCCCTCGTCCTCACCCTCTTCAAGGAACTCCGGCTCAGCGCCTTCGACCCCGAACTCGCCACGAGCCTCGGCATCAACGCCACCCTCATGCACTACCTGCTCATGACCCTCGTCGCCGTCACAACCGTCGCAGCCTTCGAGGCCGTCGGCAGCATCATCGTCATCGCCATGCTCATCGTCCCGCCCGCCACCGCCTTCCTCCTCACCACCCGACTCACCGTCATGGTCGCCCTGAGCACACTCCTCGCCGCACTCGCCGCACTCCTCGGCCACACCCTCGCCCTCATCATCCCCCCGGCCATCAACGCCTCGGGCACCAACACCGCCGGCATGATGGCACTCGCCGCAGGACTCCTCTTCCTCGCCGCCTGGCTGCTCGCGCCCCAGCAGGGCATCATCACCACACGACTCCGACGCAAACCAATCCCCGACGACCAGACACAGGCAACAAGTTCATAA
- a CDS encoding DUF2179 domain-containing protein, with the protein MDISFDLNFAWYLPFVIFLARIADMSLGTIRTIMIVSGRRWISGLIALVEICVWVLAIGGLVTNLKNFYIILAYTGGFAAGTVLGIYLEEWLALGIRVVRVIHRDPESNLCHQLREHGYRVTRVEGTGRDGAVEIGFAVVKRAVMPRFYRDVEKLAPDAWVTVEPVERASVASISSDVTGRRRSFFNLGMLRK; encoded by the coding sequence ATGGATATCTCCTTCGATCTCAACTTCGCCTGGTACCTCCCCTTCGTCATCTTCCTCGCACGCATCGCCGACATGTCCCTCGGCACCATACGCACCATCATGATCGTCAGCGGGCGACGCTGGATCTCCGGACTCATCGCGCTCGTCGAAATCTGCGTCTGGGTCCTCGCCATCGGCGGACTCGTCACCAACCTCAAAAACTTCTACATCATCCTCGCCTACACCGGCGGCTTCGCAGCAGGCACCGTCCTCGGCATCTACCTCGAGGAATGGCTCGCACTCGGCATCCGCGTCGTCCGCGTCATCCACCGCGACCCCGAGAGCAACCTCTGCCACCAGCTACGCGAACACGGCTACCGCGTCACACGCGTCGAAGGCACCGGACGCGACGGCGCCGTCGAGATCGGCTTCGCCGTCGTCAAACGCGCCGTCATGCCCCGCTTCTACCGCGACGTCGAAAAGCTCGCCCCCGACGCGTGGGTCACCGTCGAACCCGTCGAACGCGCCTCCGTCGCCTCCATCAGCTCCGACGTCACCGGCAGGCGACGCTCGTTCTTCAACCTCGGCATGCTCCGCAAGTAA
- a CDS encoding DUF3419 family protein, which translates to MSRAATYAEPAPKTFLKPAVHQNKLLSRKGLNERLFTAWFGGFVYNQIWEDPRVDLAALRVDKDQSRILQISSGGCNVLNYLVAQPRGIVAVDLNRHHMFLTRLKLAAVQQLPDHESFFQFFGCGDTKANVVAYHKHIKQHLDDATRNYWERRPKLGGPFRKPRIEYFGRNFYNQSKLGLLLRVTHTLSKFTRMNPQKLLELNSVEEQQAYFDKHIDPFFNSKLVRFIGRVPLVGFSLGIPPHQHEAMMREQNGQVVDLYRERARKLLCDFPIRDNYFAWQAVSRRYDRDAREGIPDYLKAEHFETIRAMAPRVETRVTSLTEKLKEEPDGAIDRFVFLDSQDWMPPEVLTELWTEIARVAPVGSRIVFRTASSLSPLETGLPPELLKRFTAHREEADDLFTQDRSAIYGGFHIYEKTS; encoded by the coding sequence ATGAGTCGAGCCGCCACCTACGCCGAACCAGCACCCAAAACCTTCCTCAAACCCGCCGTGCACCAGAACAAACTGCTGTCACGCAAGGGTTTGAACGAACGCCTCTTCACCGCGTGGTTCGGCGGGTTCGTCTACAACCAGATCTGGGAAGACCCCCGCGTCGACCTCGCCGCGCTCCGCGTCGACAAGGACCAGTCTCGCATCCTCCAGATCTCCTCAGGCGGCTGCAACGTCCTTAACTACCTCGTCGCCCAGCCGCGTGGCATCGTCGCCGTCGACCTCAACCGACACCACATGTTCCTCACCCGCCTCAAACTCGCCGCCGTCCAGCAACTCCCCGACCACGAATCCTTCTTCCAGTTCTTCGGCTGTGGCGACACCAAGGCCAACGTCGTCGCCTACCACAAACACATCAAACAACACCTCGATGACGCCACCCGTAACTACTGGGAACGACGGCCCAAGCTCGGCGGGCCCTTCCGCAAACCACGCATCGAGTACTTCGGACGCAACTTCTACAACCAGTCCAAGCTCGGCCTCCTCCTGAGGGTCACCCACACCCTCAGCAAGTTCACCCGGATGAACCCCCAGAAACTCCTCGAACTCAACTCCGTCGAGGAACAGCAGGCCTACTTCGACAAACACATCGACCCCTTCTTCAACTCCAAACTCGTCCGCTTCATCGGTCGCGTACCCCTCGTCGGCTTCTCGCTCGGCATCCCGCCACACCAGCACGAGGCCATGATGCGCGAACAGAACGGACAGGTCGTCGACCTCTACCGCGAACGCGCCCGCAAACTGCTCTGCGACTTCCCCATCCGTGACAACTACTTCGCCTGGCAGGCCGTCAGCCGACGCTACGACCGCGACGCACGCGAGGGCATCCCCGACTACCTCAAGGCCGAACACTTCGAGACCATCCGAGCCATGGCGCCTCGCGTCGAGACACGCGTCACCTCGCTCACCGAAAAACTCAAGGAAGAACCCGACGGCGCTATCGACCGCTTCGTCTTCCTCGACTCCCAGGACTGGATGCCTCCCGAGGTCCTCACCGAACTCTGGACCGAGATCGCACGCGTCGCCCCCGTTGGCAGCCGCATCGTCTTCCGCACCGCATCCAGCCTCTCGCCCCTCGAAACCGGACTCCCGCCCGAACTCCTCAAACGCTTCACCGCACACCGCGAAGAGGCCGACGACCTGTTCACGCAGGACCGCTCCGCGATCTATGGCGGGTTCCACATCTACGAGAAAACCAGCTAA